One genomic window of Microtus ochrogaster isolate Prairie Vole_2 chromosome 21, MicOch1.0, whole genome shotgun sequence includes the following:
- the Ngf gene encoding beta-nerve growth factor encodes MSMLFYTLITAFLIGVQAEPYTDSDVPEGDSVPQAHWTKLQHSLDTALRRARSAPATPIAARVTGQTRNITVDPRLFKKRRLRSPRVLFSTQPPPTSSDSLDLDFQAHGTISFNRTHRSKRSSTHPVFHMGEFSVCDSVSMWVGDKTTATDIKGKEVTVLGEVNINNSVFKQYFFETKCRAPNPVESGCRGIDSKHWNSYCTTTHTFVKALTTDDKQAAWRFIRIDTACVCVLSRKAARRG; translated from the coding sequence ATGTCCATGTTGTTCTACACTCTGATCACAGCGTTTTTGATCGGCGTACAGGCAGAACCCTACACAGATAGCGATGTCCCAGAAGGAGACTCCGTCCCCCAAGCCCACTGGACTAAACTTCAGCATTCCCTTGACACAGCCCTCCGCAGAGCCCGCAGCGCCCCTGCTACCCCAATAGCTGCCCGCGTGACAGGACAGACCCGCAACATCACTGTGGACCCCAGACTGTTTAAGAAACGGAGACTCCGTTCACCCCGCGTGCTGTTTAGcacccagcccccacccaccTCTTCAGACTCTCTGGATCTGGACTTCCAGGCCCATGGTACAATCTCCTTCAACAGGACTCACAGGAGCAAGCGCTCGTCCACCCACCCCGTCTTCCACATGGGGGAGTTCTCAGTGTGTGACAGTGTCAGTATGTGGGTTGGGGATAAGACCACAGCCACGGACATCAAAGGCAAGGAGGTGACAGTGCTGGGCGAGGTGAACATCAACAATAGTGTATTCAAACAGTACTTTTTCGAGACCAAGTGCCGAGCCCCCAATCCCGTGGAGAGTGGATGCCGGGGCATTGACTCCAAGCACTGGAACTCTTACTGCACCACAACCCACACCTTTGTCAAGGCGTTGACAACAGATGACAAGCAGGCTGCCTGGAGGTTCATCCGGATAgacacagcctgtgtgtgtgtgctcagcagGAAGGCTGCAAGAAGAGGCTGA